A genomic window from Vitis riparia cultivar Riparia Gloire de Montpellier isolate 1030 chromosome 16, EGFV_Vit.rip_1.0, whole genome shotgun sequence includes:
- the LOC117934313 gene encoding stilbene synthase 3-like, translating to MASVEEIRRNAQWPRGPATILAIGTALPDNCFPQAEFPDFFFRVTKSEHLTQLKEKFKLICEKTMIKKRYMHLNEKMIKENPNIGASLDARQDIANVEVPKLGKIAAVNAIGEWRQPKSRITHLVFCTTTSLHMPGADYQLAKILGLEPKVKRVMLYLQGCFGGGTALRMAKDLAENNVGARVLVVCSEIITSTFRKPSEIEVENLVGQALFGDGAAALIVGSDPDTLIERPLFQIISADQMFIPDSENAIEGHVCEMGLVVNLAKNVPNLIFECIDKCMVEAFGPLGINDWNSLFFIIHPGGRAILDQIEAKLSLEKEKLEVSRHVLREYGNIVSSCVFFVMDEMRKKSFKEEKATTGEGLEWGVLLGFGPGLTVETVVLRSQ from the exons ATGGCCTCAGTGGAGGAAATTAGAAGAAATGCCCAGTGGCCCCGCGGCCCCGCCACCATTCTAGCCATTGGCACAGCACTCCCGGATAACTGCTTTCCCCAGGCTGAATTTCCTGATTTTTTCTTTCGGGTCACCAAGAGCGAGCACTTGACTCAATTGAAAGAAAAGTTCAAGCTGATTT GTGAGAAAACAATGATTAAGAAACGTTACATGCATCTGaatgaaaaaatgattaaagaGAATCCAAATATAGGCGCCTCCTTGGATGCTCGTCAAGATATTGCCAACGTTGAGGTACCAAAACTGGGTAAAATTGCAGCAGTAAACGCCATCGGAGAGTGGAGACAGCCCAAATCTAGGATCACACATCTTGTATTCTGTACAACCACGAGCTTACACATGCCTGGTGCCGACTATCAACTTGCTAAGATCCTAGGTCTTGAACCAAAGGTTAAACGGGTGATGTTGTACCTTCAAGGTTGCTTTGGTGGTGGGACTGCCCTCCGAATGGCTAAAGATCTAGCAGAGAACAACGTAGGTGCTCGTGTTCTTGTAGTATGTTCTGAAATCATAACATCCACTTTCCGTAAGCCTTCTGAGATCGAAGTAGAAAATTTAGTAGGCCAAGCTCTTTTTGGTGATGGAGCCGCAGCTCTAATTGTGGGATCAGATCCAGATACCTTAATCGAACGACCATTATTCCAGATCATCTCCGCAGATCAAATGTTCATCCCTGATTCAGAGAATGCAATTGAAGGGCATGTTTGTGAAATGGGCCTTGTTGTTAATTTGGCAAAAAATGTGCCAAACCTAATTTTTGAGTGCATAGACAAATGCATGGTTGAAGCTTTCGGTCCCCTTGGTATTAATGATTGgaactcattattttttatcattcaccCAGGTGGTCGGGCAATTCTTGATCAAATCGAAGCAAAACTCAgcttagaaaaggaaaaactcGAAGTTAGTAGGCATGTGCTAAGGGAGTATGGAAATATTGTGAGTTCATGCGTGTTCTTTGTCATGGATGAGATGAGAAAAAAGTCTTTCAAAGAAGAAAAGGCTACTACAGGGGAGGGATTGGAGTGGGGAGTTTTGTTGGGGTTTGGACCAGGCTTGACAGTGGAGACGGTTGTGCTACGTAGTCAGTGA